Proteins encoded by one window of Micromonospora coxensis:
- a CDS encoding HIT family protein produces the protein MTGAERHFDGGTDNGLADGLERLWTPHRMTYISGEDRPEGGYEKPTGCPFCLAPGLPPEQSLVVARGEHVFAVLNLYPYNPGHLLVCPYRHVADYTDLDAEETGELAVFTQTAMRVVRKVSNAHGFNLGMNQGGVAGAGIAAHLHQHVVPRWGGDANFMPVIGRTKVLPQVLGDTRDLFARAWPS, from the coding sequence GTGACTGGGGCGGAGCGGCACTTCGACGGCGGAACGGACAACGGCCTGGCCGACGGGCTGGAACGGCTCTGGACGCCGCACCGGATGACGTACATCTCGGGGGAGGACCGCCCCGAGGGCGGGTACGAGAAACCCACCGGCTGCCCGTTCTGCCTGGCCCCCGGCCTGCCCCCGGAGCAGAGCCTGGTCGTGGCCCGGGGCGAGCACGTCTTCGCGGTGCTCAACCTCTACCCGTACAACCCGGGCCACCTGCTGGTCTGCCCGTACCGGCACGTCGCCGACTACACCGACCTCGACGCCGAGGAGACGGGCGAGCTGGCGGTGTTCACCCAGACCGCGATGCGGGTGGTCCGCAAGGTCAGCAACGCGCACGGCTTCAACCTGGGCATGAACCAGGGCGGCGTGGCCGGCGCCGGCATCGCCGCGCACCTGCACCAGCACGTGGTGCCGCGCTGGGGCGGCGACGCCAACTTCATGCCGGTGATCGGGCGGACGAAGGTGCTGCCGCAGGTGCTCGGCGACACTCGCGACCTCTTCGCCCGGGCCTGGCCCAGCTGA
- a CDS encoding CG0192-related protein: MALLHRAELRPSKLDLLAAWLPGRDWFHGPADGEVTRVAAYRFDDPAGAVGIETMLVRVGDGPVHQVPLSYRGAPLPGGDDRLIGTTHHSVLGQRWVYDACADPVYVAALASAVLAGTGQAEEYFEVDGVRERRAPSMSIATTGPAVAAPPAVGALREVVDADPTVIVTDTVELVVPRRLVTRDRSDAATLTGAWDGQPDPLPLAHATLR, encoded by the coding sequence ATGGCCCTGCTGCACCGCGCGGAACTGCGCCCCTCCAAGCTCGACCTCCTGGCGGCCTGGCTGCCCGGCCGTGACTGGTTCCACGGGCCGGCCGACGGCGAGGTCACCCGGGTCGCGGCGTACCGCTTCGACGACCCGGCCGGCGCGGTCGGCATCGAGACGATGCTGGTCCGGGTCGGTGACGGGCCGGTGCACCAGGTCCCACTCAGCTACCGCGGCGCACCGCTGCCCGGCGGCGACGACCGGCTGATCGGCACCACGCACCACTCGGTGCTGGGGCAGCGCTGGGTGTACGACGCCTGCGCGGACCCGGTCTACGTCGCGGCGCTGGCCTCGGCCGTCCTGGCCGGCACCGGTCAGGCGGAGGAGTACTTCGAGGTCGACGGGGTGCGCGAGCGTCGCGCCCCGAGCATGAGCATCGCCACCACCGGCCCCGCGGTGGCCGCCCCGCCGGCCGTGGGCGCGCTGCGCGAGGTGGTGGACGCCGACCCGACGGTGATCGTCACCGACACGGTCGAGCTGGTCGTGCCGCGCCGCCTGGTGACCCGTGACCGGTCGGACGCCGCCACGCTCACCGGCGCCTGGGACGGCCAGCCCGACCCGTTGCCGCTGGCCCACGCCACCCTCCGCTAG
- the thrS gene encoding threonine--tRNA ligase yields MSAPRTPAVADPVVVAAGTTAADAVAAAGLPAAGPKAIVVVRDPQGQLRDLDWAPAEDTTVEPVAMDTPDGLNVLRHSCAHVLAQAVQDVFPEAKLGIGPPIENGFYYDFAVDKPFQPDDLARLEKRMQEIVKSGQRFRRRRFDSLEQAKAELAAEPFKLELIEVKGEGLDSSEVMEVGGGELTIYDNLAATEEKVCWSDLCRGPHLPNTRLIGAFKLMRSAAAYWRGSEKNPQLQRVYGTAWPTRDELKAYLKLLEEAARRDHRKLGADLDLFSFPDEIGSGLPVFHPKGGVIKREMEDYVRARHIEEGFQYVGTPHISKEGLFHTSGHLPYYADGMFPPIEFEGADYYLKAMNCPMHNLIYRSRGRSYRELPMRLFEFGSVYRYEKSGVIHGLTRVRGFTQDDSHSYCTREQAPAEVKHLLNFVLGLLKDFGIDDFYLELSTRDESKPEKFVGTEEDWATATAVLEQCARETGLDLVPDPGGAAFYGPKISVQAKDAIGRTWQMSTIQYDFNQPKGFGLEYQAADGTRQQPVMIHCAKFGSIERFVGVLTEHYAGAFPAWLAPVQVVGIPIREDHTEYLHEFVATLRAEGIRAQVDSGDDRMQKKIRTAQQQKIPFMVIAGDDDVAAGTVSFRYRDGSQRNGVPVAEAVAHVRDVVSSRANSGPSAVEN; encoded by the coding sequence GTGTCCGCACCCCGTACCCCCGCAGTGGCCGACCCCGTCGTCGTCGCCGCCGGGACCACGGCGGCCGACGCGGTGGCCGCGGCCGGGCTGCCCGCCGCCGGCCCGAAGGCGATCGTGGTGGTCCGTGATCCGCAGGGCCAGCTGCGCGACCTGGACTGGGCGCCGGCCGAGGACACCACGGTCGAGCCGGTCGCGATGGACACCCCGGACGGGCTGAACGTGCTGCGTCACTCGTGCGCGCACGTGCTCGCCCAGGCCGTGCAGGACGTCTTCCCCGAGGCGAAGCTCGGCATCGGCCCGCCGATCGAGAACGGCTTCTACTACGACTTCGCCGTCGACAAGCCGTTCCAGCCGGACGACCTGGCCAGGCTCGAGAAGCGGATGCAGGAGATCGTCAAGTCCGGGCAGCGCTTCCGCCGCCGGCGCTTCGACAGCCTGGAGCAGGCGAAGGCCGAGCTGGCCGCCGAGCCGTTCAAGCTGGAGCTGATCGAGGTCAAGGGGGAAGGGCTCGACTCCTCCGAGGTGATGGAGGTGGGCGGCGGCGAGCTGACCATCTACGACAACCTCGCCGCGACCGAGGAGAAGGTCTGCTGGTCGGACCTCTGCCGGGGCCCGCACCTGCCGAACACCCGGCTGATCGGCGCGTTCAAGCTGATGCGCTCGGCCGCCGCCTACTGGCGCGGCTCGGAGAAGAACCCGCAGTTGCAGCGGGTGTACGGCACCGCGTGGCCGACCCGGGACGAGCTCAAGGCGTACCTGAAGCTGCTGGAGGAGGCCGCCCGGCGCGACCACCGCAAGCTCGGCGCGGACCTGGACCTGTTCAGCTTCCCCGACGAGATCGGCTCCGGCCTGCCGGTGTTCCACCCCAAGGGCGGTGTGATCAAGCGGGAGATGGAGGACTACGTCCGGGCCCGCCACATCGAGGAGGGCTTCCAGTACGTCGGCACCCCGCACATCTCCAAGGAAGGTCTCTTCCACACGTCGGGCCACCTGCCGTACTACGCCGACGGGATGTTCCCGCCCATCGAGTTCGAGGGCGCGGACTACTACCTCAAGGCGATGAACTGCCCGATGCACAACCTGATCTACCGCTCGCGCGGGCGGTCCTACCGCGAGCTGCCGATGCGGCTGTTCGAGTTCGGCTCGGTGTACCGCTACGAGAAGTCCGGCGTCATCCACGGGCTGACCCGGGTGCGCGGCTTCACCCAGGACGACTCGCACTCCTACTGCACCAGGGAACAGGCGCCGGCCGAGGTCAAGCACCTGCTGAACTTCGTGCTCGGCCTGCTGAAGGACTTCGGCATCGACGACTTCTACCTGGAGCTGTCGACCCGCGACGAGTCCAAGCCGGAGAAGTTCGTCGGCACCGAGGAGGACTGGGCGACGGCGACGGCGGTGCTGGAGCAGTGCGCCCGCGAGACCGGGCTGGACCTGGTGCCCGACCCGGGCGGCGCGGCCTTCTACGGCCCGAAGATCTCGGTGCAGGCCAAGGACGCGATCGGCCGTACCTGGCAGATGTCGACGATCCAGTACGACTTCAACCAGCCCAAGGGCTTCGGCCTGGAGTACCAGGCGGCCGACGGCACCCGGCAGCAGCCCGTCATGATCCACTGCGCCAAGTTCGGGTCCATCGAGCGGTTCGTCGGTGTGCTCACCGAGCACTACGCGGGCGCGTTCCCGGCCTGGCTGGCCCCGGTGCAGGTGGTCGGCATCCCGATCCGTGAGGACCACACCGAGTACCTGCACGAGTTCGTGGCCACGCTGCGCGCCGAGGGCATCCGCGCCCAGGTGGACAGCGGCGACGACCGGATGCAGAAGAAGATCCGCACCGCCCAGCAGCAGAAGATCCCGTTCATGGTGATCGCCGGCGACGACGACGTGGCGGCCGGCACGGTCTCCTTCCGCTACCGCGACGGCTCGCAGCGCAACGGCGTGCCGGTGGCCGAGGCGGTGGCGCACGTGCGGGACGTGGTCTCCTCCCGCGCCAACTCCGGCCCGTCCGCCGTGGAGAACTGA
- a CDS encoding DUF1775 domain-containing protein: MTTTRSGSRRGRTVLVLATAVAGVLGWPGAASAAGVTTTPTQATQGEAVTLRLVVPEQRPGARTEKIEFKLPEDAPVGEVYPLSVDGWAPLMTSRTLDRPVAGIHAPGVTTVTASVVWTRAAGAPTPGPARLSVAMGPLPQTDRMEFEVVQTYSDGTVVRWADRDGGAHPAPTLTLLPAAAGAPAGHPHGGAAGEPGGEPARAAEPATADGDGGGPSADVLLGGGLLIGLGGGALIGWAVSRARHRAEPDDEQPESEPSTDELRPAAEPVGSR; encoded by the coding sequence ATGACGACGACCCGCAGCGGCAGCCGGCGGGGCCGGACCGTACTCGTGCTGGCCACGGCCGTGGCCGGCGTGCTCGGCTGGCCGGGGGCCGCGTCGGCGGCGGGCGTGACGACCACGCCGACGCAGGCGACGCAGGGCGAGGCGGTGACCCTGCGCCTGGTGGTGCCCGAGCAGCGGCCCGGCGCACGGACCGAGAAGATCGAGTTCAAATTGCCGGAGGACGCCCCGGTCGGCGAGGTCTACCCGCTGTCGGTGGACGGCTGGGCGCCGCTGATGACCTCCCGCACCCTGGACCGGCCGGTGGCCGGCATCCACGCCCCCGGGGTCACCACGGTGACCGCCTCGGTGGTGTGGACCCGGGCCGCCGGCGCGCCGACACCCGGCCCGGCCCGGCTCTCCGTCGCCATGGGCCCGCTGCCGCAGACCGACCGGATGGAGTTCGAAGTGGTGCAGACGTACTCGGACGGCACGGTGGTCCGCTGGGCCGACCGCGACGGCGGGGCGCACCCGGCGCCGACGCTGACCCTGCTGCCGGCGGCGGCCGGGGCGCCGGCCGGGCACCCGCACGGCGGCGCGGCCGGGGAGCCGGGCGGCGAGCCGGCACGGGCGGCCGAGCCGGCGACGGCCGACGGCGACGGCGGCGGGCCGAGCGCGGACGTCCTGCTCGGCGGCGGCCTGCTGATCGGCCTCGGCGGGGGCGCGCTGATCGGCTGGGCGGTCAGCCGGGCGCGGCACCGGGCCGAGCCGGACGACGAGCAACCGGAGAGCGAGCCGTCGACCGACGAGTTGCGTCCGGCGGCCGAACCGGTGGGGTCCCGCTGA
- a CDS encoding aldo/keto reductase encodes MGCWAIGGPWAEGTRPLGWGRVDDEESVRAVRRALDLGVTLFDTADTYGAGHGERILGRALAGRRDEAVIATKWGYTFDERTRQATGEDASPAYLRRAVVDSLRRLDTDRIDLYQLHLGDLPLPRVQALLGTLEDLVADGLIRAYGWSTDRADRIAAFAEAAPRATAVQHTLSVLRDTPAMLAACDKHDLASVNRGPLGMGLLTGKYTTESTLPRDDVRGLAPTWLEWFRGGRPAPEWLRRVAAVRGALTADGRTLAQGALGWLWARSERTVPIPGCRTVAQVEENAAALRLGPLTPDHFAEVERQLAGLRAAALRDADRPHWPMPPIPAIRP; translated from the coding sequence ATGGGGTGCTGGGCGATCGGTGGTCCCTGGGCCGAGGGGACCCGGCCGCTGGGCTGGGGCAGGGTCGACGACGAGGAGTCGGTCCGCGCCGTCCGCCGGGCGCTCGACCTCGGCGTGACCCTCTTCGACACCGCCGACACGTACGGGGCGGGGCACGGCGAGCGCATCCTCGGCCGGGCCCTGGCCGGCCGCCGGGACGAGGCGGTGATCGCCACCAAGTGGGGCTACACGTTCGACGAGCGCACCCGGCAGGCCACCGGCGAGGACGCCTCCCCGGCGTACCTGCGCCGGGCGGTCGTCGACTCGTTGCGCCGGCTGGACACCGACCGGATCGACCTCTACCAACTGCACCTGGGCGACCTGCCGCTGCCTCGGGTGCAGGCGCTGCTCGGCACCCTGGAGGACCTGGTCGCCGACGGACTGATCCGCGCGTACGGCTGGAGCACCGACCGGGCCGACCGGATCGCCGCGTTCGCCGAGGCGGCGCCGCGCGCCACCGCCGTGCAGCACACCCTGTCGGTGCTGCGCGACACCCCGGCCATGCTGGCCGCCTGCGACAAGCACGACCTGGCCAGCGTCAACCGGGGCCCGCTCGGCATGGGGTTGCTCACCGGCAAGTACACGACGGAGTCGACGCTGCCCCGCGACGACGTGCGCGGCCTCGCCCCGACCTGGCTGGAGTGGTTCCGGGGCGGCCGCCCCGCGCCGGAGTGGCTGCGCCGGGTCGCCGCGGTGCGCGGCGCGCTGACCGCCGACGGCCGGACCCTCGCCCAGGGCGCGCTGGGCTGGCTCTGGGCACGCAGCGAGCGGACCGTGCCGATCCCCGGCTGCCGCACCGTCGCCCAGGTCGAGGAGAACGCGGCGGCGCTGCGCCTCGGCCCGCTCACCCCGGACCACTTCGCCGAGGTGGAACGGCAGCTCGCCGGGCTGCGCGCCGCCGCCCTGCGTGACGCCGACCGCCCGCACTGGCCGATGCCCCCGATCCCCGCCATCCGCCCCTGA